The following proteins are encoded in a genomic region of Candidatus Goldiibacteriota bacterium:
- a CDS encoding HEAT repeat domain-containing protein: MKHRYILILVLFGGVCLGLSSYTFGDDRNLGQIFYDKAVSEYLGGSRDEAIISMEKSLKYLPDNDNAKKILARLLVQRSSDYFYTGEIEKSFIDIKNAKKLLPDDKQVDRLYLFVKAAFEERYRPDSKLQGAAEQKELVQFMAGAYLENKSPVDTGAKAGLSRAEITGLITAFGVGILLLFFAVLRGFDKLAEARERDIYSQRVELERVKWALSEGKNKMPETAKDPAYAASLISAGLSKAPEEMERLLKNPYSAVRAKGLIILEAEMFGNDGQKKAAIRLLDPLISDKDALVSANAARALCRFNFNKGIAVLEKMASGDRQHRVAAMYVLGWLPSEKAVNILLKAVSDSDGKIAAAALKSLTRIKNARYSGVSSKTAAKAENILSLVVIKK, encoded by the coding sequence TTGGGGATGACAGAAACCTTGGGCAGATATTCTATGATAAAGCGGTAAGCGAATATCTTGGGGGAAGCAGGGATGAAGCAATCATTTCAATGGAAAAATCCCTGAAATATCTGCCGGATAATGATAATGCAAAAAAAATCCTGGCAAGGCTGCTTGTTCAGCGTTCGTCTGATTATTTTTATACCGGGGAAATAGAAAAGAGTTTTATTGATATAAAGAACGCGAAAAAACTTCTGCCTGATGACAAACAGGTGGACAGGCTGTATCTGTTTGTAAAGGCCGCGTTTGAAGAGAGATACAGGCCGGACTCAAAATTACAGGGAGCGGCAGAGCAGAAAGAACTTGTTCAATTTATGGCTGGCGCTTATCTTGAAAACAAATCCCCCGTGGATACAGGCGCAAAAGCCGGCCTTTCAAGGGCGGAAATAACGGGGTTAATAACTGCTTTTGGAGTTGGAATACTGCTGTTGTTTTTTGCTGTTTTGCGGGGGTTTGATAAACTTGCGGAAGCAAGAGAACGTGATATATATTCCCAGCGCGTTGAATTAGAGCGCGTTAAATGGGCATTATCGGAGGGAAAAAATAAAATGCCGGAGACTGCCAAAGATCCCGCTTATGCGGCATCTCTTATATCTGCAGGGCTTTCCAAAGCCCCGGAAGAGATGGAAAGGCTGTTAAAAAATCCTTATTCCGCGGTACGCGCAAAAGGGCTGATAATTCTGGAAGCGGAAATGTTCGGTAATGACGGGCAGAAAAAAGCGGCAATAAGGCTTCTGGACCCGTTAATATCGGATAAAGACGCGCTTGTATCAGCGAATGCCGCAAGGGCATTATGCAGGTTTAATTTCAATAAGGGAATAGCAGTGCTGGAAAAAATGGCTTCAGGCGACAGGCAGCACAGGGTTGCCGCAATGTATGTGCTTGGCTGGCTGCCTTCGGAAAAAGCCGTGAACATTCTTTTAAAAGCGGTTTCTGATTCCGACGGAAAAATAGCCGCTGCTGCGTTAAAAAGTTTAACACGGATTAAAAACGCAAGGTATTCCGGGGTATCCTCTAAAACTGCCGCAAAGGCGGAAAATATTTTATCTCTTGTTGTAATAAAAAAATAA